A region from the Kribbella shirazensis genome encodes:
- a CDS encoding alpha-N-acetylglucosaminidase TIM-barrel domain-containing protein: MRRHLLAVTLPLALLATIAPTAHATPPPWDTSSVQALIQRLVPAHAHQVELRALPPTGEYYDVDRRGENVRISATGPSAMLAGFNAYLAQVARVDVSWNGDSLSRLPGTLPLPEQPLHQSATVANRFALNDTDDGYTGAYRTWADWQREIDVLALHGINQVFVPVGAEAVYLDTFGQFGYSEEELLRWIPQPSHQPWWLLQNMSSFPAAVTADQVRQRADLGRKIVTRLRELGITPVLPGYFGTVPPGFAAKVAGARIVPQGNWVGFQRPDWLDPTSPPYADVAKAFYASSERLFGRSTHYKMDLLHEGGQPGPVPVGPASKAVQDALETARPGGTWVFLGWQNNPRPDTLAAIDRSRILIVDGLSDRTDQNRNKTWPDSTYAFGSIWNFGGHTTIGAATTKWEDRFWRWRSETGSKLDGIAVMPEASDNNPAAFDYLTGLAWRNGPVDRDTWFRDWSQRRYGGSDAAAATGWNAIGRTAYSLSGNSEAQDGLYAARPSLTARTAATWSPGSMQYDATDFAAALPALLSVETALRGSSAYRYDLMDVTRQVLSNRSRTLLPRLKTAYDAKDLATFDKLKAQWLEQMALLEQVAATNPQTMLGPWLDKAGDESLKRSARTLLTVWGTRAGFNAGLGDYANREWSGLIGTYYAPRWKAYLDDLSAALRDNRAPSTFDWYQRGADWAAASVQVPLEPTGDIHQIAQQVLSYLIAHPEPVSLTATASPVNVPDNTSTTVTVNLRNTDPFRTASGVEVALSAPADSGLTVQPQSVVVPELAPGARTSVSFTVTATGPAARLTTALTARTAETVTTVRIVRAGPVQAPNRTITTNNAVFAQSGDAYLIEGAGNDMWGTTKQFGAIYQPNALPAGGSLVTRVVAQDRTGPWARAGLVVSPDLTRTGSAGIANVAITPDNGCVYSWDSDGNGTLDQFRNVTGRTAPQWLRLTRAADTITAACSVDGTTWTTVGSSVVPAGAVLDGGLFMSAANGGAGTRGAAEFSGFTLGAPAPASNGG, encoded by the coding sequence ATGCGCCGACATCTGCTGGCTGTCACCCTCCCGCTCGCCTTGCTGGCGACCATCGCCCCCACCGCCCACGCAACTCCTCCGCCCTGGGACACCAGCTCGGTCCAGGCCCTGATCCAGCGCCTCGTCCCGGCCCACGCCCATCAGGTGGAGCTCCGCGCCCTGCCGCCCACCGGCGAGTACTACGACGTCGACCGGCGCGGGGAGAACGTCCGGATCTCCGCGACCGGCCCCAGCGCGATGCTGGCCGGTTTCAACGCGTACCTCGCCCAGGTAGCCCGAGTCGACGTGTCGTGGAACGGCGACTCGCTGTCCCGGCTGCCCGGCACGCTCCCGCTGCCAGAGCAACCGCTGCACCAGTCGGCGACCGTGGCGAACCGCTTCGCGCTCAACGACACCGACGACGGCTACACCGGCGCGTACCGCACGTGGGCCGACTGGCAGCGCGAGATCGACGTACTCGCACTGCACGGCATCAACCAGGTGTTCGTCCCGGTCGGAGCCGAGGCCGTGTACCTCGACACCTTCGGTCAGTTCGGATACTCCGAGGAGGAGTTGCTGCGCTGGATCCCGCAGCCGAGCCACCAGCCGTGGTGGCTACTGCAGAACATGTCCAGCTTCCCGGCCGCGGTCACGGCGGACCAGGTCCGGCAGCGGGCCGACCTCGGCCGCAAGATCGTCACCAGGCTGCGCGAGCTGGGTATCACGCCGGTACTTCCGGGGTATTTCGGCACCGTCCCGCCCGGCTTCGCGGCCAAGGTCGCGGGGGCCCGCATCGTCCCGCAGGGCAACTGGGTCGGCTTCCAGCGCCCGGACTGGCTCGACCCGACGAGCCCGCCGTACGCCGACGTCGCGAAGGCGTTCTACGCGAGCTCGGAGCGGCTGTTCGGTCGCAGTACGCACTACAAGATGGACCTGTTGCACGAAGGCGGTCAGCCCGGACCGGTACCGGTCGGCCCGGCCAGCAAGGCGGTCCAGGACGCGCTCGAAACAGCCCGTCCGGGCGGCACCTGGGTGTTCCTGGGCTGGCAGAACAACCCGCGGCCGGACACGCTCGCGGCCATCGACCGCTCGCGGATCCTGATCGTCGACGGCCTGTCCGACCGGACCGACCAGAACCGCAACAAGACCTGGCCGGACTCGACGTACGCCTTCGGCTCGATCTGGAACTTCGGCGGCCACACGACGATCGGTGCGGCCACCACGAAGTGGGAGGATCGCTTCTGGCGGTGGCGGTCCGAGACCGGGAGCAAGCTCGACGGCATCGCGGTGATGCCGGAGGCCAGCGACAACAATCCCGCCGCGTTCGACTACCTGACCGGCCTCGCCTGGCGCAACGGCCCGGTCGACCGCGACACGTGGTTCCGCGACTGGTCTCAGCGTCGGTACGGCGGATCCGACGCCGCGGCTGCCACCGGGTGGAACGCGATCGGCCGCACTGCGTACTCGCTTTCCGGGAACAGCGAAGCGCAGGACGGCCTGTATGCGGCCCGCCCGTCGCTGACAGCACGTACCGCCGCGACCTGGTCGCCAGGGTCGATGCAGTACGACGCCACCGATTTCGCAGCCGCACTCCCCGCACTGCTGTCGGTAGAAACAGCCCTGCGCGGCAGTTCGGCGTACCGCTATGACCTGATGGACGTGACCCGGCAGGTGCTGTCCAACCGCAGTAGGACGTTGCTACCGCGGCTGAAGACGGCGTACGACGCCAAGGACCTGGCCACCTTCGACAAGCTGAAAGCGCAGTGGCTGGAGCAAATGGCGCTACTGGAGCAGGTGGCAGCGACGAACCCGCAGACGATGCTGGGGCCGTGGCTGGACAAGGCGGGCGACGAATCGTTGAAGCGGAGCGCCCGGACCCTCCTCACCGTCTGGGGCACCCGGGCCGGGTTCAACGCCGGCCTCGGCGACTACGCCAACCGCGAGTGGTCAGGTCTGATCGGCACGTACTACGCGCCGCGCTGGAAGGCCTACCTCGACGACCTCTCGGCAGCACTGCGCGACAACCGCGCACCATCGACGTTCGACTGGTACCAGCGTGGTGCCGACTGGGCCGCGGCGAGCGTGCAGGTGCCTCTGGAACCGACAGGCGACATCCACCAGATCGCGCAGCAGGTGCTCAGCTACCTGATCGCTCACCCCGAGCCGGTCAGCCTGACCGCCACCGCGTCTCCGGTTAACGTGCCGGACAACACCTCGACCACAGTGACGGTCAATCTGCGCAACACCGACCCGTTCCGGACCGCGTCCGGTGTCGAGGTTGCCCTGAGCGCCCCAGCGGACAGCGGGCTGACGGTCCAGCCACAGTCGGTCGTAGTACCGGAGCTGGCGCCCGGAGCGCGTACCTCGGTGTCCTTCACCGTCACAGCGACAGGTCCCGCAGCACGGCTGACCACGGCCCTGACAGCCCGGACAGCCGAGACGGTGACCACAGTGCGCATCGTCCGTGCCGGACCGGTCCAGGCGCCGAACCGCACGATCACGACCAACAACGCCGTCTTCGCCCAGTCCGGTGACGCCTACCTGATCGAGGGCGCCGGGAACGACATGTGGGGTACGACGAAGCAGTTCGGCGCCATCTACCAGCCGAACGCGCTCCCGGCTGGCGGGTCGCTCGTCACCCGCGTGGTGGCGCAGGACCGCACAGGGCCCTGGGCCCGCGCCGGACTGGTCGTCAGCCCGGACCTGACCAGGACCGGCAGCGCAGGTATCGCCAACGTCGCGATCACGCCCGACAACGGGTGCGTGTACTCCTGGGACTCCGACGGCAACGGCACGCTGGACCAGTTCCGCAACGTCACCGGCCGTACTGCGCCACAGTGGCTGCGGCTGACCCGCGCCGCGGACACGATCACCGCAGCCTGCAGCGTTGACGGCACGACGTGGACGACGGTCGGAAGCTCCGTCGTACCAGCCGGTGCGGTCCTCGACGGTGGTCTGTTCATGTCGGCGGCGAACGGCGGCGCCGGGACCCGCGGCGCCGCCGAGTTCAGCGGATTCACTCTGGGCGCCCCAGCGCCGGCGTCGAACGGAGGGTGA
- a CDS encoding MFS transporter, which yields MTPTLDTVATSRRQWIALGVLCLATLLVSLDLFVMLLAVPAVTEALGATSSQQLWILDVYGFMVAGLMITMGNLGDRLGRRRLLLIAAAVFGAASIVAAYSVTPGMLIGARAVLGIAGAAIAPCTLSLISTLFPDERRRATALGVWGGCFTVGAVVGPIVGGVLLNHFWWGSAFLIGVPAMVALLAAGPFILPEYRNEQAGRIDVPSVVLSLAAILPAIHGLKHLASHGAGAQSLGSLLVGGAFGWVFVRRQLRLADPLVDVRLFRRRTFSVTLGSMTAYSMLSGGVMVFVAQYFQLVKGMTPLAAGLALVPGMITSTIGFQLAPRLAQRIRPGILIPAGVAFTVVGMVVVSLTTSTTVLVIAFAVECLGPGALVILGTNLVIGSVPPEKAGSAGALTQTGNEFGYSLGIAVLGSVVTAVYRSGTDGRGGNSLGEAITQGVPGDVLDAARHAFTAGFHLAAGITAVLLAGMAVLLAVTLRSTPALGRPE from the coding sequence ATGACCCCCACCCTCGACACCGTAGCGACCAGCCGCCGGCAGTGGATCGCGCTCGGCGTGCTGTGCCTCGCCACGCTCCTGGTGTCGCTGGACCTGTTCGTGATGCTGCTGGCCGTGCCGGCGGTCACCGAGGCGCTCGGCGCCACCAGCAGCCAGCAGCTGTGGATTCTGGACGTGTACGGGTTCATGGTGGCCGGCCTGATGATCACGATGGGCAACCTCGGTGACCGTCTCGGCCGCCGCCGGCTCCTGCTGATCGCCGCTGCCGTGTTCGGGGCCGCCTCGATCGTGGCGGCGTACTCCGTGACTCCGGGCATGCTGATCGGCGCCCGCGCGGTGCTGGGGATCGCCGGCGCCGCGATCGCGCCGTGCACGCTGTCGCTGATCTCGACGCTGTTCCCGGACGAGCGCCGGCGCGCCACCGCGCTCGGTGTCTGGGGCGGATGCTTCACCGTCGGCGCCGTGGTCGGGCCGATCGTCGGCGGCGTCCTGCTCAACCACTTCTGGTGGGGCTCCGCGTTCCTGATCGGCGTCCCGGCGATGGTGGCGCTGCTCGCGGCCGGGCCGTTCATCCTCCCGGAGTACCGCAACGAGCAGGCCGGGCGGATCGACGTACCGAGCGTCGTGCTGTCGCTGGCGGCGATCCTGCCGGCGATCCACGGGCTGAAGCACCTGGCCTCGCACGGAGCAGGTGCGCAGTCCCTCGGGTCCCTGCTGGTCGGCGGTGCGTTCGGATGGGTCTTCGTACGGCGGCAGCTGCGCCTGGCGGACCCGCTCGTCGACGTGCGGCTGTTCAGGCGACGGACCTTCAGCGTGACGCTCGGCAGCATGACGGCGTACTCGATGCTGTCCGGCGGCGTGATGGTGTTCGTCGCGCAGTACTTCCAGTTGGTGAAGGGGATGACCCCGCTGGCCGCCGGCCTCGCGCTGGTACCGGGGATGATCACGTCCACGATCGGCTTCCAGCTCGCGCCGCGGCTGGCGCAGCGGATCCGCCCGGGCATCCTCATCCCGGCGGGCGTCGCGTTCACCGTGGTGGGCATGGTCGTCGTCAGCCTGACCACGTCGACGACCGTGCTGGTGATCGCCTTCGCGGTGGAGTGCCTCGGGCCGGGTGCACTGGTGATCCTGGGCACGAACCTGGTCATCGGCTCGGTGCCGCCGGAGAAGGCCGGTTCCGCCGGGGCGCTGACGCAGACCGGTAACGAGTTCGGCTACTCCCTCGGCATCGCGGTCCTCGGCAGCGTGGTGACCGCGGTGTACCGCAGCGGGACGGACGGGCGCGGCGGCAACTCCCTGGGCGAGGCGATCACCCAGGGCGTGCCGGGCGACGTACTGGACGCCGCCCGGCACGCCTTCACCGCCGGCTTTCACCTGGCGGCCGGCATCACCGCGGTGCTGCTGGCGGGTATGGCGGTCCTGCTGGCCGTCACCCTCCGTTCGACGCCGGCGCTGGGGCGCCCAGAGTGA